Proteins found in one Bacillota bacterium genomic segment:
- a CDS encoding DUF5058 family protein: MKDYLEIANSSFLYKMGAFVVIFVLVQAVIFLRAAWKEGERIGLDRKVMWNAVKSSAVFSVVPSLPILLSLMAMAPILGLPVPWIRLSVVGAVHYELMAADIGARSMGITGLGGEGFTAEVFANSVWVMTVGIIWGLLICIFFLKKYLGKMGAVKQKDSEWGKILVTALFFGLISGFVGEPLVKGGVPLATILSSAAIMVLLKIVIDRWKIEWLNNFALSFSMIGGMALAILFSKIF, encoded by the coding sequence AAATAGCCAACAGTTCTTTTCTGTACAAAATGGGAGCATTCGTAGTCATATTTGTTCTGGTTCAGGCTGTGATATTTCTGAGGGCGGCCTGGAAAGAAGGGGAGCGAATTGGCCTTGACCGGAAGGTGATGTGGAATGCGGTCAAGTCCAGCGCTGTTTTTTCAGTGGTTCCTTCCCTGCCGATATTGCTGTCGCTCATGGCCATGGCCCCTATCCTGGGCCTTCCTGTTCCCTGGATACGCCTTTCTGTTGTCGGCGCGGTTCACTATGAACTGATGGCTGCCGATATAGGTGCTCGTTCCATGGGCATTACCGGGTTGGGGGGAGAAGGTTTTACCGCCGAGGTATTTGCCAATTCGGTCTGGGTGATGACCGTGGGAATCATCTGGGGGTTGCTGATATGCATCTTCTTCCTCAAGAAATATCTGGGCAAGATGGGAGCCGTGAAGCAGAAAGATTCGGAGTGGGGGAAGATCCTGGTAACAGCTCTTTTCTTTGGCCTGATCTCGGGTTTTGTCGGTGAACCGCTGGTCAAGGGTGGTGTACCGCTTGCCACCATCCTCAGCAGTGCGGCGATCATGGTCTTGCTCAAAATTGTCATAGATCGTTGGAAAATAGAATGGTTGAACAATTTTGCCCTCTCCTTCAGCATGATCGGGGGGATGGCATTGGCCATTTTATTTTCAAAAATATTTTAA